The proteins below are encoded in one region of Sphingobium yanoikuyae:
- the epsC gene encoding serine O-acetyltransferase EpsC, producing the protein MADGDMQGEGVGYWDLDRLVTDLAAARSRWRQEQQHHAEYGAEGFPSRANLVKITGALCGALFPLRLGPSFVRLHNEDAYVAETLQTVLSRLYGQIRLELIYAMKDDPIAAVDAAAARIIGEFAHSLPALRTLLDSDVEAAFLGDPAARSVDEVLICYPSMLAIIHHRLAHRLYELGAPLVARIISEIAHSHTGIDIHPGARIGHGFFIDHGTGVVIGETAIVGDRVRLYQGVTLGARSFPSDEKGALEKAQPRHPIIEDDVVIYAGATVLGRIIIGSRSVIGGNVWLTESVPADSNVRQAKARHEVTSRVEVSAPHRVHALLESTDGIGENI; encoded by the coding sequence ATGGCGGACGGCGATATGCAGGGTGAAGGCGTGGGCTATTGGGATCTGGACCGGCTGGTCACGGACCTGGCCGCCGCGCGCAGTCGCTGGCGGCAGGAACAGCAGCATCATGCCGAATATGGCGCCGAAGGATTCCCGTCGCGCGCCAATCTGGTAAAGATCACCGGCGCGCTGTGCGGCGCGCTGTTCCCGCTGCGGCTGGGGCCGAGCTTCGTGCGGCTGCATAATGAGGACGCCTATGTCGCCGAGACGCTGCAGACCGTGCTCAGCCGCCTCTATGGCCAGATCCGGCTCGAACTCATCTATGCGATGAAGGATGACCCGATTGCCGCAGTCGACGCGGCGGCGGCGCGGATCATTGGCGAGTTCGCGCACAGCCTGCCGGCGCTGCGCACCCTGCTCGACAGCGATGTCGAGGCAGCCTTCCTGGGCGATCCGGCCGCACGCAGCGTGGACGAGGTGCTGATCTGCTACCCATCGATGCTGGCGATCATCCATCATCGGCTCGCGCATCGCCTCTATGAACTGGGCGCGCCGCTGGTGGCGCGGATCATTTCCGAGATCGCCCATTCCCATACCGGCATCGACATCCATCCCGGCGCGCGCATCGGCCACGGCTTCTTCATCGACCATGGCACCGGCGTCGTCATCGGCGAGACGGCGATCGTCGGCGATCGGGTGCGGCTCTATCAGGGCGTGACGCTGGGCGCGCGCAGCTTCCCCTCGGACGAGAAGGGGGCGCTCGAAAAGGCGCAGCCGCGCCATCCGATCATCGAGGATGATGTCGTCATCTATGCCGGCGCGACGGTGCTGGGCCGGATCATCATCGGCAGCCGATCGGTCATCGGCGGCAATGTCTGGCTGACCGAAAGCGTGCCGGCCGACAGTAATGTGCGCCAGGCCAAGGCCCGGCATGAAGTGACCAGCCGGGTCGAGGTGTCGGCCCCGCACCGAGTTCATGCCCTGCTGGAAAGCACGGACGGGATTGGCGAGAATATCTGA
- a CDS encoding ATP-binding protein, with amino-acid sequence MRRQRFSRSLGLVGRIFGILLLTVLLEFVVGTLIYERASHLSLQDDEARRLAEHLVIARKLVAKAPVSQRGGVSAQLTTDRYDIHWTLAAPPPPPLSPELARMRQQIVDWEPSLHESRLWLRLNSPGRSSQINGGLQLADGSWLYFGMHHSGGKWAFTFGRFGLALIPVLALLIAGGVLIRRTLAPLRDLTHATKRIGLAQQVAVAEAGTNDVRNLIRAFNAMQTRIHRLINERTETLAAVGHDMRTPLARLQLRLEAVDDPEIREAMGEDLAEMGEMIESVLAFLGGEKNPEPAVRIDVAVTIATVVDAFQDHGDDVIYDGPDHLEMEVRPLSLRRAVRNLIENALHYGVRARVSVARHDNEVLIRVDDDGPGIPRDRLEEVLKPFHRLDTARQRNTRGMGLGLAIVAKTVEQEGGRLTLANRPEGGLRVEICLYLNRPEAKV; translated from the coding sequence TTGAGACGACAGCGGTTCAGCCGGTCGCTCGGGCTGGTCGGCCGCATCTTTGGCATATTGCTGCTGACCGTCCTGCTGGAATTCGTGGTCGGCACGCTCATCTATGAGCGCGCCAGCCATTTGTCGCTGCAGGATGACGAGGCGCGCCGCCTGGCCGAGCATCTGGTGATCGCGCGCAAGCTGGTGGCCAAGGCGCCGGTCAGCCAGCGCGGCGGGGTCAGCGCGCAGCTGACCACCGACCGCTATGACATCCACTGGACGCTGGCCGCGCCGCCGCCACCGCCGCTGTCGCCCGAACTGGCGCGGATGCGGCAGCAGATCGTCGACTGGGAACCCAGCCTGCATGAATCGCGGTTGTGGCTGCGGCTCAATTCACCCGGCCGTTCCTCGCAGATCAATGGCGGGCTGCAGCTGGCGGACGGCAGCTGGCTCTATTTCGGCATGCACCATAGCGGCGGCAAATGGGCCTTCACCTTCGGTCGCTTCGGCCTGGCGCTGATCCCCGTGCTGGCGCTGCTGATCGCCGGTGGCGTGCTGATCCGGCGGACCCTGGCGCCGCTGCGTGACCTCACGCATGCGACCAAGCGGATCGGCCTGGCCCAGCAGGTGGCGGTGGCGGAAGCGGGCACCAATGATGTGCGCAACCTGATCCGCGCCTTCAACGCGATGCAGACCCGCATCCATCGCCTGATCAACGAGCGGACCGAGACGCTGGCGGCGGTCGGCCACGATATGCGCACGCCGCTCGCGCGGCTGCAATTGCGGCTGGAAGCGGTGGACGACCCCGAAATTCGCGAGGCGATGGGCGAGGATCTGGCCGAGATGGGCGAGATGATCGAGTCCGTGCTGGCCTTTCTGGGCGGCGAGAAGAATCCGGAGCCGGCGGTGCGGATCGACGTAGCGGTCACGATCGCGACGGTGGTGGACGCCTTCCAGGATCATGGCGACGATGTGATCTATGACGGGCCGGATCATCTGGAAATGGAGGTCCGCCCGCTGTCGCTGCGCCGCGCTGTACGCAACCTGATCGAGAATGCGCTCCATTATGGGGTGCGTGCGCGGGTCAGCGTGGCGCGGCACGATAATGAGGTGCTGATCCGCGTCGATGATGATGGCCCCGGCATTCCGCGCGACCGGCTGGAGGAGGTGCTGAAACCCTTCCACCGGCTCGACACCGCGCGCCAGCGCAACACGCGCGGCATGGGGCTGGGCCTGGCCATCGTCGCCAAGACGGTCGAGCAGGAGGGCGGCCGCCTGACCCTCGCCAACCGGCCCGAGGGCGGGCTGCGCGTCGAAATCTGTCTCTATCTGAACAGGCCGGAAGCCAAGGTCTGA
- a CDS encoding alkaline phosphatase family protein produces the protein MLKHVAAALLLATAMPVVAQSPAPAAAPAPAASSIAATPPKLIVAISVDQFSADLFSEYRQYYTGGLKRLTSEGAVFPRGYQSHAATETCPGHSTILTGSRPSRTGIIANNWFDLDAKREDKNLYCAEDESQPGSSSDKYEASPLHLKVPTLGGRMKAANPATRVVSVAGKDRAAIMMGGATADQVWWLGGPQGYVSYKGVAPTPLVTQVNQAFAQRLAQPNPGFELPAQCVSKDFPVQAGNRTVGTGRFARDAGDYKGFRISPEQDAMTLAFAAAAIESMQLGKQAQTDIISIGLSATDYVGHTFGTEGTESCIQVDRLDTELGAFFDKLDKDGIDYVVVLTADHGGHDLPERHRMNAMPMEQRVDMALTPKALNATIAEKAGLPGKKVIWSDGPSGDIYYDKGLTAAQRARVETEALKYLRAHPQVQTVFTKAEIAATPSPSGPPESWSLIQEARASFYPSRSGDLLLLLKPRVMSIPEQAVMGSVATHGSPWDTDRRVPILFWRKGMQHFEQPLGVETVDILPSLAALIKLPVPKDQIDGRCLDLVAGKDDSCAGQ, from the coding sequence ATGTTGAAACACGTCGCCGCTGCCCTGTTGCTCGCCACTGCCATGCCCGTCGTGGCGCAGAGCCCCGCGCCTGCTGCCGCTCCTGCGCCAGCCGCCAGCAGCATTGCCGCGACGCCGCCCAAGCTGATCGTCGCCATCTCGGTCGACCAGTTTTCGGCCGACCTGTTCAGCGAATATCGCCAATATTATACCGGCGGCCTCAAGCGCCTGACCAGCGAAGGCGCGGTCTTCCCGCGCGGCTATCAGAGCCATGCCGCGACCGAGACCTGCCCCGGCCATTCGACCATCCTGACCGGCAGTCGCCCGTCGCGCACCGGCATCATCGCCAATAACTGGTTCGACCTCGACGCCAAGCGCGAGGACAAGAATCTCTATTGCGCCGAGGATGAGAGCCAGCCGGGCAGCAGCAGCGACAAATATGAAGCCTCGCCCCTGCACCTCAAGGTGCCGACGCTGGGCGGCCGGATGAAGGCGGCCAATCCCGCCACCCGCGTCGTGTCGGTCGCCGGCAAGGACCGCGCCGCGATCATGATGGGCGGCGCGACCGCCGATCAGGTCTGGTGGCTCGGCGGGCCGCAGGGCTATGTCAGCTACAAGGGCGTCGCCCCCACCCCGCTCGTCACCCAGGTCAACCAGGCCTTTGCCCAGCGCCTCGCCCAGCCCAACCCCGGCTTCGAGCTGCCCGCCCAGTGCGTGTCGAAGGATTTTCCGGTCCAGGCCGGCAACCGCACCGTGGGCACCGGCCGCTTCGCGCGTGACGCGGGCGACTATAAGGGCTTCCGCATTTCGCCCGAGCAGGATGCGATGACCCTCGCCTTCGCCGCCGCTGCGATCGAGAGCATGCAGCTGGGCAAGCAGGCGCAGACCGACATCATCTCGATCGGCCTGTCGGCGACCGACTATGTCGGCCACACCTTCGGCACCGAAGGCACCGAAAGCTGCATCCAGGTCGACCGGCTCGACACCGAACTCGGCGCCTTCTTCGACAAGCTCGACAAGGACGGCATCGACTATGTCGTGGTGCTGACCGCCGACCATGGCGGCCATGACCTGCCCGAACGCCACCGCATGAACGCGATGCCGATGGAACAGCGGGTCGACATGGCGCTGACGCCCAAGGCGCTCAACGCCACCATCGCCGAGAAGGCCGGCCTGCCCGGCAAGAAGGTGATCTGGAGCGACGGCCCGTCGGGCGACATCTATTATGACAAGGGCCTGACCGCCGCGCAGCGCGCCAGGGTCGAAACCGAAGCGCTCAAATATCTGCGCGCCCATCCGCAGGTGCAGACCGTCTTCACCAAGGCGGAAATCGCCGCCACCCCCTCGCCCTCGGGTCCGCCCGAAAGCTGGAGCCTGATCCAGGAAGCGCGCGCCAGCTTCTACCCCAGCCGCTCGGGCGACCTGCTGCTGCTGCTCAAGCCGCGCGTCATGTCGATCCCCGAACAGGCAGTGATGGGGTCTGTCGCCACCCATGGTTCGCCGTGGGATACGGACCGCCGCGTGCCGATCCTGTTCTGGCGCAAGGGCATGCAGCATTTCGAACAGCCGCTGGGCGTCGAGACGGTGGACATCCTCCCCAGCCTCGCCGCGCTGATCAAGCTGCCCGTGCCCAAGGACCAGATTGACGGCCGCTGCCTCGATCTGGTCGCCGGCAAGGACGACAGCTGCGCCGGGCAATAA
- a CDS encoding TorF family putative porin: MFMKYQIACAALALMSSAPAFAQEEPAGPVTVTGSVGLVSDYRFRGVSQSDRGMAIQGGLTATHESGVYVGTWGSNLSGWGTFGGANMELDLFAGYAIPLGDSGATLDLGLTWYMYPSGADKTDFAEPYVKLSSQVGPVKGLLGVAYAPKQEALGKWCSDADCTIYKPGDKEDNFYIWGDVSGAIPNTPVSLKAHLGWSNGNSGLGPNGTSVAPTGKYLDWLVGADLAVPGTPLTLSIAYVDTDIARVEENYLRPNFQVADGDNFGKSIARSTVVFSISAAF; this comes from the coding sequence ATGTTCATGAAGTATCAAATCGCTTGTGCCGCTCTGGCTCTGATGTCGAGTGCGCCGGCCTTCGCCCAGGAAGAACCCGCAGGCCCGGTCACCGTGACCGGCAGCGTCGGCCTGGTTTCCGATTATCGCTTCCGTGGTGTTTCGCAGTCCGATCGCGGCATGGCGATCCAGGGCGGCCTGACCGCAACCCATGAAAGCGGCGTCTATGTCGGCACCTGGGGTTCCAACCTGTCGGGCTGGGGCACCTTTGGCGGCGCCAACATGGAACTGGACCTGTTCGCAGGCTATGCCATTCCTCTGGGCGACAGCGGCGCGACGCTGGACCTCGGCCTGACCTGGTACATGTACCCGTCGGGCGCCGACAAGACCGACTTCGCCGAACCCTATGTGAAGCTGTCGAGCCAGGTCGGCCCGGTCAAGGGTCTGCTCGGCGTGGCCTATGCCCCCAAGCAGGAAGCGCTGGGCAAGTGGTGCAGCGACGCCGATTGCACCATCTACAAGCCGGGTGACAAGGAAGATAATTTCTACATCTGGGGCGATGTCAGCGGTGCGATCCCGAACACCCCGGTCAGCCTGAAGGCGCATCTGGGCTGGTCGAACGGCAATAGCGGCCTGGGCCCGAACGGCACGTCGGTCGCGCCGACCGGCAAATATCTCGACTGGCTGGTCGGTGCCGACCTGGCCGTGCCGGGCACGCCGCTGACGCTGAGCATCGCCTATGTCGACACCGACATTGCCCGCGTCGAGGAAAATTATCTGCGTCCCAACTTCCAGGTCGCGGACGGCGATAATTTCGGCAAGTCGATCGCGCGCAGCACGGTCGTCTTCTCGATCTCGGCCGCTTTCTGA
- a CDS encoding response regulator translates to MTAPSIILVEDDPPLRTLTARALQEHGYQVRPASSGPEMWVAFDAGPVDLVVLDVMLPGTNGIDLCRQIRRKSDVPIIFISAKGSETDRIVGLELGADDYLPKPFGTRELIARIRAILRRVGVERGPDEQRENEARFDGWIVNFPRRELRSPTGAIVDLTGAEFDLLGSFLSHPQRVIARERLIELSRTRMGDSSDRSIDVLVSRLRRKLSTEDRPAPITTVRGVGYMFNAEVARA, encoded by the coding sequence ATGACCGCCCCCTCGATCATCCTTGTCGAAGACGATCCGCCGCTCCGCACGCTGACGGCGCGCGCGTTGCAGGAACATGGCTATCAGGTCCGTCCGGCCTCGTCCGGTCCGGAAATGTGGGTGGCCTTCGATGCCGGCCCGGTCGACTTGGTCGTTCTGGACGTCATGCTGCCCGGCACCAACGGCATCGACCTGTGCCGCCAGATCCGTCGCAAGAGCGACGTGCCCATCATCTTCATCAGCGCCAAGGGCAGCGAGACCGACCGTATCGTCGGGCTGGAACTGGGCGCCGACGATTATCTGCCCAAGCCCTTTGGCACGCGCGAGCTGATCGCCCGTATCCGGGCCATCCTGCGCCGCGTCGGCGTGGAGCGTGGCCCGGACGAGCAGCGCGAGAATGAAGCGCGCTTCGACGGCTGGATCGTCAACTTCCCGCGTCGTGAACTGCGGTCGCCGACCGGCGCGATCGTCGACCTGACCGGTGCCGAGTTCGACCTGCTGGGCAGCTTCCTCAGCCATCCGCAGCGGGTGATCGCGCGCGAGCGGCTGATCGAATTGTCGCGCACCCGCATGGGCGACAGTAGCGACCGCAGCATCGACGTGCTGGTCAGCCGCCTGCGCCGCAAGCTGTCGACCGAGGACCGGCCCGCGCCGATCACCACGGTGCGCGGCGTCGGCTACATGTTCAACGCGGAAGTCGCGCGCGCTTGA